From a single Chloracidobacterium thermophilum B genomic region:
- a CDS encoding SiaB family protein kinase produces the protein MAEDLFRLYQDMSQRKIWLAFKGAISQDVLVELGTLLKNKSVLDRKVKKVFAIFIEMTQNILHYSAETETVPFGGNGAVHPVGVGVVVVSESADDYSVSAGNVITAEQMDYLREQCERIHNSDASQLKQYYDERLKAEQVRAGSKGAGLGLIDIARKADFPLDYEMRPIADGRAFFILTARIAKTLSA, from the coding sequence ATGGCGGAAGACCTGTTCCGGCTCTATCAGGACATGAGTCAGCGTAAGATTTGGCTGGCCTTCAAAGGGGCGATCTCGCAGGATGTCCTTGTGGAGCTGGGTACGCTGCTCAAAAACAAGTCGGTCCTTGACCGCAAGGTGAAAAAGGTTTTCGCCATTTTCATCGAGATGACCCAGAACATCCTGCATTATTCGGCCGAGACGGAAACCGTTCCCTTTGGGGGCAATGGGGCGGTGCATCCCGTCGGGGTCGGCGTGGTGGTCGTATCGGAATCGGCGGATGACTACTCGGTGTCGGCCGGCAATGTCATCACGGCCGAGCAAATGGATTACCTGCGCGAGCAGTGTGAGCGCATCCACAACTCGGATGCCAGCCAGCTCAAGCAGTATTACGACGAGCGGCTCAAGGCAGAACAGGTTCGGGCCGGAAGCAAGGGTGCCGGGTTGGGCCTGATTGACATTGCCCGCAAGGCCGATTTTCCGCTGGACTATGAAATGCGCCCGATTGCTGACGGGCGGGCTTTCTTCATCCTCACGGCGCGGATTGCCAAGACACTGTCCGCCTGA
- a CDS encoding MDR/zinc-dependent alcohol dehydrogenase-like family protein, which translates to MSNSAASGAAPAPSAVPDTLLDAIEIIVGGRNLDAPTAQALGLVDVIATEAHSAVEVAAQLAREYILTGTGPLAEAFARRQAALSQWATPQPGLSRAEVEAHPRVARLLAQARAVGREKAVQRALDCVFFGLEHGYAAGLRHEANVFAEAVADPEGGQAGIQAFLDKKSAPLPPRPLIMVGSPEEQALLERGELLPVGTPFYPGLTPLPKYQYAQGLIKDPKTGAALHGEPKDVEQHFIVPVPTPSPAEVLVYVLASEVNFNDIWALTGIPISVMDDHDQDFHITGSGGIGLIVAMGSEVKREGRLQVGDLVSIYSGQNDLFSPLVGLDPMFADFGIQGYQEPNGSHGQFLLVQPPQLHHKLEDLTIEAAGSYMLNLGTIYRALFTTLKIAPGKRLFVEGAATGTGFEALKVGVRNNVKVTGMVSSAERAEVVKQHGATGVINRRAPELEPCFTKVPEDPAQWAAWEAAGEPLLAMFRAQNEGHLADYAVSHAGERSFPRSFQLLAPGGTLTFYGASSGYHFTFMGKPGAAAPSDMLQRVGLRAGQSVLVYYGISEDIVDETGIEIIEAVREAHARIVVATQTDAQKEFVASLGFGDAIRGLVSIEDLRRRYGADFVWPATMPAFPDPKADTEAFKEAVRLFNEINFKPFAAAVGRLLAAPDNPRGYPDMIFERAGQDTLGISTTLVKPYTGRVVYAEDMSGRRYSFYAPQVWMRQRRIDMPTANIWGTHLNNAYEIVAMNDAVAAGLLEVTPPVVVGWADLPEAHQAMWDNRHAGATYVVNHALPRLGLKTKAELFEAWAAQSAEATTEDDAATIFR; encoded by the coding sequence ATGTCGAACTCTGCTGCTTCTGGCGCGGCACCGGCCCCTTCGGCCGTGCCGGATACGTTGCTCGATGCCATCGAAATCATCGTTGGCGGGCGAAACCTTGATGCCCCGACGGCGCAAGCTCTGGGGCTGGTGGATGTCATTGCCACCGAGGCGCATTCAGCCGTCGAGGTCGCCGCACAGTTGGCCCGTGAGTACATCCTGACGGGAACCGGCCCGCTGGCCGAAGCGTTTGCCCGGCGGCAGGCGGCGCTCAGCCAGTGGGCCACACCGCAGCCGGGGCTTTCCCGCGCCGAGGTCGAAGCCCATCCGCGCGTGGCACGCCTGCTGGCACAGGCGCGGGCCGTCGGGCGTGAAAAGGCCGTCCAGCGTGCTCTGGACTGTGTGTTTTTTGGTCTGGAGCATGGCTATGCGGCCGGACTCCGGCACGAGGCCAACGTGTTTGCCGAAGCCGTGGCCGACCCGGAAGGCGGACAGGCGGGTATTCAGGCATTTCTCGACAAAAAAAGCGCGCCCCTGCCGCCGCGCCCACTCATTATGGTTGGCTCGCCGGAAGAACAGGCGCTGCTGGAACGCGGCGAGCTGCTCCCCGTCGGGACACCGTTTTATCCTGGACTGACACCGCTGCCGAAGTATCAGTACGCCCAAGGCCTCATCAAGGACCCAAAGACCGGTGCGGCCCTGCACGGTGAGCCGAAAGACGTGGAACAGCACTTCATCGTGCCCGTCCCGACGCCCAGCCCGGCCGAAGTTCTCGTGTATGTGCTCGCAAGTGAAGTCAACTTCAACGACATCTGGGCGCTGACCGGGATTCCCATCTCCGTCATGGATGACCATGACCAGGATTTTCACATCACCGGCTCCGGTGGCATCGGTCTCATTGTGGCGATGGGCAGCGAGGTCAAGCGGGAGGGACGGCTGCAGGTGGGCGATCTGGTGTCCATTTACTCCGGCCAGAATGACCTGTTTTCACCGCTGGTCGGGCTGGACCCGATGTTTGCCGACTTTGGCATCCAGGGCTACCAGGAACCGAACGGCTCGCATGGGCAGTTTTTGCTGGTGCAGCCGCCGCAGCTTCACCACAAGCTCGAAGACCTGACCATCGAGGCGGCGGGAAGCTACATGCTCAACTTGGGCACGATTTACCGGGCGCTGTTTACGACCCTCAAGATCGCGCCGGGCAAACGCCTGTTTGTGGAAGGCGCGGCCACGGGCACCGGCTTCGAGGCCCTCAAGGTTGGTGTGCGCAACAACGTAAAGGTGACGGGCATGGTGTCGAGCGCTGAGCGGGCGGAGGTTGTCAAACAGCACGGGGCAACGGGTGTGATCAACCGGCGGGCGCCGGAACTGGAGCCCTGCTTTACGAAAGTGCCGGAAGACCCGGCGCAGTGGGCCGCCTGGGAGGCCGCCGGTGAACCCCTGCTGGCGATGTTCCGCGCACAAAATGAGGGGCATCTGGCCGACTACGCGGTTTCCCACGCCGGGGAGCGTTCCTTTCCACGGAGTTTTCAACTGCTGGCACCGGGCGGGACGTTGACCTTCTACGGCGCATCATCCGGCTATCACTTCACGTTTATGGGCAAACCCGGCGCGGCTGCGCCGTCCGACATGCTCCAGCGGGTCGGGCTGCGGGCCGGGCAGTCGGTGCTGGTCTATTACGGCATTAGTGAAGATATCGTGGATGAGACCGGTATCGAGATTATCGAGGCCGTACGGGAAGCGCATGCGCGGATCGTCGTGGCGACGCAGACGGATGCCCAGAAAGAGTTTGTCGCCAGTCTGGGTTTTGGTGATGCCATTCGGGGACTGGTCAGCATCGAGGACCTGCGACGGCGCTATGGCGCGGACTTCGTCTGGCCGGCCACGATGCCGGCGTTTCCTGACCCCAAGGCTGACACGGAAGCCTTCAAGGAGGCCGTGCGTCTGTTCAACGAAATCAACTTCAAACCTTTCGCGGCGGCCGTGGGACGGTTGCTGGCCGCGCCGGACAATCCCCGTGGCTACCCGGACATGATTTTTGAACGCGCCGGACAGGACACGCTGGGCATCAGCACGACCCTGGTCAAGCCCTATACCGGGCGCGTCGTCTATGCCGAGGATATGTCCGGGCGGCGCTACAGTTTCTATGCGCCACAGGTCTGGATGCGGCAGCGCCGGATTGACATGCCGACGGCCAACATCTGGGGAACGCACCTCAACAACGCCTACGAGATTGTGGCGATGAACGATGCCGTCGCGGCCGGGTTGCTGGAAGTGACTCCGCCGGTCGTCGTCGGGTGGGCCGATCTGCCGGAAGCCCATCAGGCGATGTGGGACAACCGCCACGCCGGGGCGACTTACGTTGTCAACCATGCACTGCCCCGGTTGGGGCTGAAAACCAAGGCTGAGTTGTTCGAGGCCTGGGCGGCGCAGTCGGCAGAAGCGACGACCGAGGATGATGCCGCCACCATTTTCCGGTAA
- a CDS encoding DUF1987 domain-containing protein: MNNLVLDATKVTPRVHFDGASGVLEIEGDSYPEHSLQFYQPVFKWLDDFIQRTTIPIAFHFKLSYFNTSSSKCILNILEKLEEASRNGRQVSLHWHYREDDEDIRESGEEFAEDLSLTFQFVKH, from the coding sequence ATGAACAACCTGGTGCTTGACGCGACGAAGGTAACACCAAGAGTGCATTTTGATGGAGCCAGTGGGGTACTTGAAATCGAGGGGGATTCCTACCCGGAGCACTCGCTTCAGTTTTACCAGCCGGTGTTCAAGTGGCTGGATGATTTCATCCAGCGGACGACGATCCCCATCGCCTTTCATTTCAAGCTGTCCTATTTCAACACGAGTTCTTCCAAGTGCATTCTCAACATCCTGGAAAAGCTGGAAGAAGCCAGTCGCAATGGACGGCAGGTGAGTCTGCACTGGCACTATCGGGAAGATGATGAGGACATTCGGGAAAGTGGAGAGGAATTTGCCGAGGATTTGAGCTTGACGTTCCAGTTTGTCAAGCACTGA
- a CDS encoding dienelactone hydrolase family protein — protein sequence MFDQHTRSLLPDAELSRRQFVLTSLAAGFALAAQPISAQTIVTDTAGLTTAEVSIPAADIAFPAYLARPEKGTRFPVVIVIQEIFGVHEHIKDICRRLAKVGYLALAPELFARQGDVSKLETIGDIISKVVSKVPDAQVLSDLTTCVAYAAKTGYGDIKRLAVTGFCWGGRMTWLFAAHEPRVKAAAAWYGSLVANPRNNPDFKPDPLRPTFPIDIAPTLRTPVLGLYGGKDQGIPLETVEQMRAALAKGRSGSKIIVYPDAPHGFHADYRASYRREDAQAAWKAMLAWFKQHGAA from the coding sequence ATGTTTGACCAACACACCAGAAGCCTGCTTCCCGATGCGGAACTCTCGCGGCGGCAGTTCGTGCTGACTTCACTTGCTGCCGGCTTTGCACTGGCCGCGCAACCCATCAGCGCCCAGACCATTGTGACCGACACCGCCGGCCTCACCACCGCTGAAGTCAGCATCCCGGCGGCCGACATTGCCTTTCCGGCCTATCTGGCGCGGCCTGAAAAAGGCACCCGTTTCCCGGTGGTCATTGTCATTCAGGAGATTTTCGGCGTTCACGAGCACATCAAGGACATCTGCCGGCGACTGGCCAAGGTCGGTTATCTCGCACTGGCCCCAGAACTCTTTGCCCGTCAGGGTGATGTCTCCAAACTGGAAACCATCGGCGACATCATCTCCAAGGTGGTGTCGAAGGTCCCGGACGCGCAGGTGCTTTCTGACCTGACGACGTGCGTTGCCTACGCCGCCAAAACCGGCTACGGCGACATCAAACGGCTGGCCGTGACGGGCTTCTGCTGGGGCGGGCGCATGACCTGGCTGTTTGCCGCCCACGAACCACGGGTCAAAGCCGCTGCGGCGTGGTACGGCTCACTGGTTGCCAACCCACGCAACAACCCGGATTTCAAGCCTGACCCGTTGCGTCCTACATTCCCGATTGACATTGCGCCGACGCTGCGAACACCAGTGCTTGGGCTGTACGGCGGCAAGGACCAGGGCATTCCGCTCGAAACCGTTGAACAGATGCGGGCGGCGTTGGCCAAGGGCAGGTCCGGGTCGAAGATCATCGTCTATCCCGACGCCCCCCACGGCTTTCACGCTGACTATCGCGCGTCCTACCGCAGGGAGGACGCCCAAGCGGCCTGGAAGGCAATGCTCGCCTGGTTCAAGCAGCATGGCGCAGCCTAG
- a CDS encoding sensor histidine kinase has translation MAKDSNHANAFELFAEERALVAAAHELVQQGEFSPAEWQSHYAKLLRKYETLLRQAIKITGSGDAIQSRLIRTQAQLDARNTELRHVNDRLRELDRVKAAFTAMLVHDLKSPLSVVKATLELLAEEPAVSNGPYAQLVTTASNSTEAMLTLINEMLEVARSESQEITLERRRLDLVPCLNELLEEVRVAARPKQIDVLLMCSPVPPVLGDWSKLRRVLTNLTSNAIKFTPVGGQLRLSCQVESHPEKPRQKLVVIRVADTGEGIPEADLPYIFDPYRQVQASEKKGLGVGLGLAIARRITEAHGGTIAVESQVGQGTCFAITLPAAETSIHPTPAAGLAAPGAENPA, from the coding sequence ATGGCGAAAGATTCCAACCATGCCAATGCGTTTGAGCTGTTTGCCGAGGAACGCGCGCTTGTGGCAGCCGCCCACGAGCTGGTTCAGCAGGGTGAATTTTCACCCGCCGAGTGGCAGTCCCACTACGCGAAGCTGCTCAGGAAGTATGAAACCCTGCTGCGCCAGGCCATCAAGATCACGGGTTCGGGCGATGCCATTCAAAGCCGTCTCATTCGGACCCAGGCCCAACTCGATGCGCGCAACACGGAACTGCGCCACGTCAACGACCGCCTGCGTGAACTGGACCGGGTCAAGGCGGCCTTTACGGCCATGCTCGTCCATGACCTGAAATCGCCGCTGAGTGTTGTCAAAGCCACGCTCGAACTTCTCGCTGAAGAACCGGCCGTTTCGAACGGGCCTTATGCTCAACTGGTCACAACTGCCAGTAATAGCACGGAAGCCATGCTGACACTCATCAACGAGATGCTGGAAGTGGCGCGGTCGGAAAGCCAGGAAATCACGCTGGAGAGGCGGCGGCTGGACCTTGTGCCCTGCCTGAACGAACTCCTTGAGGAAGTGCGTGTGGCGGCGCGTCCAAAGCAGATTGATGTCCTGCTGATGTGCAGCCCCGTCCCGCCGGTTTTGGGCGACTGGTCGAAGCTCCGGCGGGTATTGACGAACCTCACCTCCAACGCCATCAAGTTTACGCCGGTCGGTGGGCAACTCCGGCTCAGTTGTCAGGTGGAAAGTCACCCCGAAAAACCACGCCAGAAGCTGGTCGTCATCCGCGTTGCCGATACCGGGGAAGGCATCCCCGAAGCCGACCTGCCTTACATTTTTGACCCGTACCGCCAGGTGCAGGCTTCTGAGAAGAAAGGGCTTGGCGTCGGGTTGGGGTTGGCCATTGCCCGGCGCATTACCGAAGCCCACGGCGGAACCATTGCCGTAGAAAGCCAGGTCGGACAGGGAACCTGCTTTGCCATTACTCTGCCGGCGGCTGAAACGAGCATCCACCCGACACCGGCGGCCGGTCTCGCCGCCCCAGGTGCTGAGAACCCGGCCTGA
- a CDS encoding outer membrane protein assembly factor BamD, whose protein sequence is MFGVRVVFFASVLFSVAASGTAEASVAGRVVQVAPWKSQSPQKPAPPPGAPDREPEAEPDEAQEQAADWREMGTRDPLLEKRARKNIEVAEFYARQKNFRASINRLTEIYEVYPQFTRFDRILFLLGKYHLGQRRLLEDEAKRLRKQGQGDEGQRKAAEASTHDAEARRYFSELLKRFPESELVKDARKELERLSPLASPLPPF, encoded by the coding sequence ATGTTTGGCGTACGTGTCGTTTTCTTTGCCAGCGTGCTGTTTTCCGTTGCAGCTTCCGGCACGGCAGAAGCCTCGGTGGCAGGGAGGGTCGTTCAGGTGGCCCCCTGGAAAAGCCAGTCGCCACAAAAACCGGCGCCGCCGCCCGGCGCGCCGGACCGCGAGCCGGAGGCAGAGCCGGATGAAGCGCAAGAGCAGGCTGCTGACTGGCGGGAAATGGGAACCCGTGACCCCCTGCTGGAAAAGCGGGCGCGCAAGAACATCGAAGTGGCGGAATTTTACGCCCGCCAGAAGAACTTCCGGGCCTCCATCAACCGGCTGACGGAAATCTACGAGGTGTATCCGCAGTTTACACGCTTTGACCGGATTCTCTTTCTGCTTGGCAAGTATCATCTGGGGCAGCGCCGTCTTCTGGAAGATGAGGCAAAGCGACTGCGGAAGCAGGGGCAGGGCGATGAAGGACAGCGCAAAGCCGCTGAGGCAAGCACCCATGATGCTGAAGCCCGCCGGTACTTTTCCGAGTTGCTCAAACGTTTCCCGGAAAGCGAGCTGGTCAAGGATGCCCGTAAGGAACTGGAGCGCCTTTCACCGCTGGCGTCCCCTCTCCCGCCATTCTGA
- a CDS encoding GGDEF domain-containing protein, translated as MGTEAQAKRNAEAVYAEEEAVAAEAARVAADPTVTFDALHEHYRFLARKYRHAIRQLIKLTHVSDMFQGKLLRMQAELERRNAELEQARVDLEQANQALHRLSYLDALTGVANRRHFNEYLDQEWRRAMRKQASLSLILLDVDHFKRLNDIAGHPYGDDCLRQVGAALAASLRRAGDLAARYGGEEFAVILPGAQPDWVMSFAEEVRQAIAALEIPHPASPYGVLTVSVGAATAVAVEQQGVSSLIAAADKALYAAKEAGRNRVSCAPILSVGNG; from the coding sequence GTGGGCACTGAAGCGCAGGCAAAGCGAAATGCAGAGGCGGTGTACGCCGAGGAAGAAGCCGTTGCCGCGGAAGCGGCCCGGGTGGCCGCTGATCCGACAGTGACCTTCGATGCGCTGCACGAACACTACCGGTTTTTAGCCCGGAAATACCGCCACGCCATTCGCCAGCTCATCAAGCTCACGCACGTCAGCGACATGTTCCAGGGCAAGCTGCTGCGGATGCAGGCGGAGCTGGAGCGACGCAATGCCGAACTCGAACAAGCCCGCGTGGACCTGGAACAGGCCAATCAGGCGCTTCACCGGCTGTCCTATCTGGATGCCCTGACGGGCGTGGCGAATCGGCGGCACTTCAACGAGTATCTCGATCAGGAATGGCGCCGGGCCATGCGCAAGCAGGCCTCGCTGTCGCTGATACTTCTGGATGTGGATCACTTCAAGCGGCTCAACGACATAGCCGGCCATCCGTATGGCGATGACTGTCTCCGGCAGGTGGGGGCGGCGCTGGCGGCGAGCTTGCGGCGCGCCGGCGATCTGGCCGCCCGCTACGGCGGTGAGGAATTTGCCGTCATCCTGCCCGGTGCCCAACCGGACTGGGTGATGTCCTTTGCCGAGGAGGTCCGGCAGGCGATTGCGGCGCTGGAGATTCCGCATCCGGCGTCGCCGTATGGCGTCCTGACGGTCAGTGTCGGGGCGGCGACGGCTGTGGCCGTGGAACAACAAGGGGTGAGTTCGCTGATCGCGGCCGCTGACAAGGCGCTGTATGCCGCGAAAGAAGCCGGGCGCAATCGGGTTTCATGCGCGCCCATCCTGTCGGTAGGCAATGGATGA